Proteins from one Nicotiana tabacum cultivar K326 chromosome 23, ASM71507v2, whole genome shotgun sequence genomic window:
- the LOC107803926 gene encoding dehydration-responsive element-binding protein 3, translated as MDKPQDLEAKKIKRNRDSSKHPVYRGVRMRNWGKWVSEIREPRKKSRIWLGTFPNPEMAARAHDVAALSIKGNSAILNFPELAGSLPRPVTLSPRDIQAAAAKAAAMDKFDNNNINITTSSSSSDDSSPNNSTSNMSTSSSLSSLVSAIDLATSEELTQIIELPRLGTSYFDDELKNDFVYCDHSAVEGWLYPDDGGMIYSSCFEPSLLWNY; from the coding sequence ATGGATAAGCCACAAGACTTAGAAGCGAAGAAGATAAAGAGAAATCGAGACAGCAGTAAACATCCAGTTTACAGAGGAGTACGAATGAGGAATTGGGGAAAATGGGTATCAGAAATTCGGGAGCCACGTAAAAAATCACGTATTTGGCTAGGGACTTTCCCAAATCCAGAAATGGCAGCTAGAGCTCATGACGTGGCAGCTTTAAGCATAAAAGGTAATTCAGCAATTCTCAATTTCCCTGAACTAGCTGGTTCACTCCCTAGACCAGTCACACTTAGCCCGCGTGATATTCAAGCAGCAGCAGCTAAGGCAGCAGCAATGGACAAATTTGATAACAATAATATAAACATtactacttcttcttcttcttctgatgaTTCATCACCTAATAATTCTACTTCAAATATGTCAACTTCTTCTTCGCTATCATCGTTGGTATCAGCAATTGATTTGGCGACATCTGAGGAATTGACTCAAATTATTGAGCTGCCAAGACTAGGCACGAGTTATTTTGACGATGAGTTGAAGAATGATTTTGTGTATTGTGATCACTCCGCAGTGGAAGGTTGGTTATATCCTGATGATGGAGGAATGATTTATTCAAGCTGTTTTGAGCCTTCTTTGTTGTGGAATTACTAA